The following proteins are encoded in a genomic region of Vibrio spartinae:
- a CDS encoding DUF262 domain-containing protein, translating into MDIEEQKRLEEQIQAYSKKIDFYTSEYTVEILAQKVANQEYTVPEYQREFTWDEPRKCKFIESLLIGLPIPFVFFWMNDDTGKLEIVDGSQRLRTLEEYLGSRLRLDGLERLALLNGTVFSDLPLARRRKVLNKSIRGIILSEDTDIEARVDLFERINTGSKVANPAEVRRGVLRGPFMDFLTEMAQNKLFNQLAPVSAKQKKEREQEELLSRFFAYSDSLECYKDDVSPFIFRYIKKMNSEFENNPQLRDDYETRFLNMLNFVESSFTLGFKKSVNAKTTPRTRFESIAIGSHKALQEDPNLNVPKEITDSMLESSAYKKEIRSDGANAIKKLRGRINFVCDVLLGRN; encoded by the coding sequence ATGGATATAGAAGAACAAAAACGCCTAGAAGAACAGATTCAAGCATATTCCAAAAAAATCGACTTTTACACATCAGAATACACTGTTGAAATTTTGGCACAAAAAGTAGCAAATCAGGAATATACCGTTCCCGAGTATCAACGAGAATTTACATGGGATGAACCGAGAAAATGTAAATTTATTGAGTCTCTTCTTATAGGCCTCCCTATTCCTTTTGTCTTTTTCTGGATGAACGATGACACAGGTAAACTTGAAATTGTCGATGGCTCACAGCGGTTGAGAACTTTAGAAGAGTACCTTGGTAGTCGTCTTCGCCTAGACGGTCTAGAAAGACTAGCTTTATTAAATGGTACAGTATTCAGTGACCTCCCTTTAGCTCGTAGACGCAAAGTATTAAACAAATCTATTCGCGGTATTATTTTATCTGAAGATACAGATATAGAAGCTAGGGTTGATCTCTTCGAACGAATCAATACCGGTAGTAAAGTAGCAAATCCAGCAGAAGTTCGTAGAGGTGTTTTGAGAGGACCTTTCATGGACTTTTTAACTGAGATGGCTCAAAACAAATTGTTTAATCAACTAGCTCCAGTTTCTGCAAAGCAAAAGAAAGAAAGAGAGCAAGAGGAACTATTATCTCGCTTTTTCGCTTATTCTGATAGTTTAGAGTGTTACAAAGATGACGTATCCCCATTTATCTTTAGATACATAAAGAAGATGAATTCAGAATTTGAAAACAACCCACAGCTTAGGGACGACTATGAAACTAGATTTTTGAATATGCTTAATTTTGTGGAAAGCTCTTTTACTTTAGGCTTCAAAAAATCAGTAAACGCTAAAACAACTCCAAGAACTCGTTTTGAGTCTATAGCTATCGGTTCACATAAAGCTCTTCAAGAAGATCCAAACTTAAATGTACCTAAAGAAATTACTGACTCGATGTTAGAAAGTTCAGCTTATAAAAAAGAAATTAGATCC
- the arfB gene encoding alternative ribosome rescue aminoacyl-tRNA hydrolase ArfB, which yields MLTISNTVILAEWEIEMTAIRAMGNGGQNVQKVSSAIHLRFDIQRSSLPSVYKERLLALSDSRITKDGVVVIKSQTYRTQEQNRLDALERLKGLIQSVMVVQKRRRATKPTWSSKLKRVNTKKKMGQKKALRGRVNED from the coding sequence ATGTTAACTATCTCTAATACGGTCATTCTTGCGGAATGGGAAATTGAAATGACTGCTATCCGGGCCATGGGGAACGGTGGGCAAAATGTGCAGAAGGTATCCTCAGCCATTCATTTACGTTTTGATATTCAACGTTCGAGTTTACCCTCAGTATACAAAGAAAGATTACTCGCTCTCAGTGATTCTAGAATTACCAAAGATGGTGTTGTCGTAATCAAATCACAAACCTATCGAACGCAGGAACAAAACCGACTTGATGCATTAGAACGCCTTAAGGGGCTGATTCAATCCGTCATGGTGGTACAAAAGCGTCGGCGAGCGACCAAGCCAACCTGGTCATCAAAACTCAAGCGCGTAAATACTAAAAAGAAGATGGGACAAAAGAAAGCCTTACGAGGTCGAGTCAACGAAGACTGA
- a CDS encoding poly(ethylene terephthalate) hydrolase family protein, translating into MKENHKIKVTSIMYMIVLMLMAVGIKGAFAENAIINGTYSLIVTQSGKALDTSQWGTIDGTNITLNDYWGGESQKFIITPVDGIWHRITPVIAPDQAFDVSKCSPNVGANIQTWSYEGGACQQFRFAETGNGTYQIITRGTDMSLNVDNLSEENDTNVMQSTSTGKENQIFTLRRHAESHISGNCPDGAICRDEEAPGLYDGKGPYNVRSYELPGAYVTLPATARVYYPANAEPPYSGIVFCPPFMTKQIAFAAWGPWFASHGMVLVTMDTTTIFDQVTARDNQQWRVVKALREENTRLGSPLRGKLDTDRVGIMGWSMGGGASWINAGKHRDELKTVISLAGHNMTAWFNTDIYSWYSPKELLDAAYASGRLIKIPALIINGALDTTILGGLGQSDGVYRSISNTPKVLAVLGLAGHFAWGYPTQSGRGVAALVLAFEKTFLDGDTRWAPYIQKPSAPMRKWRTSDLP; encoded by the coding sequence ATGAAAGAAAATCATAAAATCAAAGTCACCTCCATCATGTATATGATAGTACTGATGCTGATGGCTGTCGGAATCAAAGGAGCCTTTGCGGAAAATGCCATTATCAACGGCACGTATTCTTTGATCGTTACCCAAAGTGGCAAGGCGCTGGACACCTCGCAGTGGGGTACCATAGACGGTACGAACATTACTCTGAATGACTATTGGGGCGGTGAATCCCAGAAATTCATCATTACTCCCGTCGACGGAATCTGGCACCGGATCACACCAGTTATCGCGCCAGACCAAGCGTTCGACGTATCCAAATGCAGTCCGAATGTCGGTGCCAATATCCAGACATGGAGCTATGAGGGTGGCGCCTGCCAACAGTTCCGATTTGCTGAAACTGGAAACGGTACTTATCAGATTATTACCCGCGGCACAGACATGAGCCTGAATGTTGATAATTTATCCGAGGAAAACGATACCAACGTCATGCAATCGACCAGCACTGGCAAGGAAAATCAGATATTTACACTGCGCCGTCATGCCGAGAGCCACATTAGTGGTAATTGCCCGGATGGAGCTATCTGTCGTGATGAAGAAGCCCCCGGCTTATACGACGGAAAAGGCCCCTATAATGTCAGATCATACGAGCTTCCCGGTGCCTATGTCACCTTACCGGCAACAGCCAGAGTATATTATCCCGCCAATGCAGAACCACCATATTCAGGCATTGTGTTCTGCCCACCGTTTATGACCAAACAGATCGCTTTTGCTGCCTGGGGTCCCTGGTTTGCATCTCACGGTATGGTTCTTGTCACCATGGATACCACCACCATTTTTGACCAAGTAACAGCCCGTGACAATCAGCAATGGCGAGTCGTTAAGGCCCTTAGAGAAGAAAACACCCGTTTGGGTAGCCCTCTCAGAGGTAAGCTGGATACAGACAGAGTCGGAATCATGGGATGGTCCATGGGCGGAGGCGCATCTTGGATTAATGCGGGCAAACACAGAGACGAACTCAAAACAGTGATAAGTCTTGCTGGCCACAACATGACCGCCTGGTTTAACACTGACATCTATTCCTGGTATTCACCGAAGGAGCTACTTGATGCAGCTTATGCCAGTGGCAGGTTAATCAAAATTCCAGCCTTGATCATTAACGGTGCCCTGGATACCACCATTCTCGGCGGCCTGGGTCAATCAGATGGCGTTTACCGATCAATTTCAAATACCCCCAAAGTTCTAGCCGTATTAGGTCTTGCTGGTCATTTTGCCTGGGGTTATCCTACCCAATCAGGTCGAGGTGTGGCAGCGCTCGTGCTCGCATTTGAAAAAACCTTTTTGGACGGTGATACACGGTGGGCACCTTATATACAAAAACCCTCAGCCCCCATGAGAAAATGGAGAACATCTGATCTGCCATAA
- a CDS encoding AraC family transcriptional regulator translates to MSENSPSMYQQSEMASLICQLAPHEGYTRTLLDGVRLMRANEALGRTPVLYEPSIVIVCQGHKRGYLAGRVYHYDPLHYLVLSVPLPFSSETDASPAEPLLAVSIRLDMTSVADLVMTVEHHSRTASDTPVGIVSTPLDGTLADTTVRLLKVLFSPLEAQVLGPGIVRELIFRVLLGEQGGAIRAALACLGNFGRIARALQRIHLDYALSLDVASLALEAGLSVPAFHANFKAVAGTSPIQYIKSVRLHQARLMMIRDNITAAGAGVRVGYESASQFNREFKRLFGRSPGEEARIMRTAFALMAPAQLEANPLRGHTP, encoded by the coding sequence ATGTCTGAAAACTCCCCTTCTATGTATCAACAGTCCGAAATGGCGTCACTGATTTGTCAGCTCGCCCCTCATGAAGGTTATACCCGCACATTACTGGACGGTGTACGTCTGATGCGTGCTAACGAAGCTCTTGGGCGTACTCCCGTGTTGTATGAACCAAGCATTGTTATCGTTTGTCAGGGGCATAAAAGAGGCTACTTGGCTGGCAGGGTTTACCACTATGATCCTTTACACTATCTAGTACTGTCAGTACCTCTGCCATTCTCAAGTGAGACGGATGCCAGTCCGGCTGAACCTTTGCTTGCCGTGTCCATTCGTCTGGATATGACATCTGTAGCAGATCTGGTTATGACTGTTGAGCATCATTCCAGAACTGCATCAGATACACCCGTTGGCATTGTCTCCACACCACTTGACGGCACGCTGGCAGATACAACAGTTCGTCTTCTGAAAGTGCTCTTTTCCCCGCTTGAAGCTCAGGTTCTGGGACCAGGGATAGTGCGCGAACTGATTTTTCGTGTCCTGTTGGGTGAGCAGGGAGGAGCGATTCGTGCTGCGCTGGCCTGTCTTGGTAACTTTGGACGTATCGCGCGCGCATTACAGCGTATTCACCTCGATTATGCCCTGTCACTGGATGTGGCTTCACTTGCGCTCGAAGCTGGACTTAGCGTTCCTGCTTTTCATGCGAATTTCAAAGCCGTTGCGGGGACGTCTCCCATCCAGTACATCAAGTCAGTGCGTCTTCATCAGGCTCGACTGATGATGATCCGGGACAACATTACTGCAGCAGGTGCTGGGGTGCGGGTAGGCTACGAAAGTGCATCGCAGTTCAACCGTGAATTCAAACGATTGTTTGGTCGCAGTCCTGGTGAGGAAGCACGCATAATGCGTACAGCGTTTGCACTGATGGCGCCCGCTCAACTTGAAGCCAACCCCTTACGAGGACACACACCATAA
- a CDS encoding SDR family oxidoreductase, with protein sequence MQQQTFPSKVWFITGAARGIGLSLARQLLAQGDAVVATSRTQDSLRQAFGGDSERLLTLEVDLVNEASVQKAIQSTIEVFGRIDFVVNNAGYGQQGTIEALTDSELRRNFDVNVFAPLHVLRQALPHMRAQRSGHIFNVASIVGFQGGYSGWGSYVASKFALAGLTETLAAELAELNIRATVVYPGPVRTGFLSKETLVVAERKISDYTEAQASLDLHLNGLDGKQPGNPDKVASLILKAANDDEPPVHLFVGKIANALADQKMQAVSKDLDVWRSASDATDFDK encoded by the coding sequence ATGCAACAACAAACCTTCCCTTCAAAAGTTTGGTTTATCACCGGCGCTGCTCGTGGTATTGGTCTTTCTCTGGCACGCCAGTTGCTCGCTCAAGGGGATGCTGTAGTCGCAACTTCTCGTACTCAGGACAGCCTCCGTCAAGCGTTCGGAGGTGATAGCGAGCGACTGCTGACGCTGGAGGTGGACCTAGTGAACGAAGCGAGCGTTCAAAAAGCGATCCAAAGCACTATTGAAGTTTTCGGTCGTATTGACTTTGTGGTAAATAACGCGGGTTACGGCCAGCAGGGTACTATTGAAGCATTAACTGATAGCGAGCTGCGCCGCAATTTCGATGTTAACGTATTTGCTCCGCTGCATGTGTTGCGTCAAGCCCTGCCGCATATGCGCGCACAGCGCAGCGGCCATATTTTCAATGTGGCATCTATTGTTGGTTTCCAGGGCGGCTACTCTGGCTGGGGCAGCTATGTCGCAAGCAAATTTGCACTGGCTGGTCTTACCGAAACCCTTGCGGCTGAACTGGCAGAATTGAACATCAGAGCGACAGTTGTCTATCCTGGCCCTGTACGCACCGGATTCCTATCAAAGGAGACACTGGTCGTGGCCGAACGTAAAATATCTGACTACACCGAAGCTCAGGCTTCGCTGGATCTCCACCTAAATGGCTTAGACGGTAAACAGCCTGGCAATCCTGATAAAGTTGCTTCTCTGATATTGAAGGCTGCCAATGATGACGAACCACCAGTGCATCTTTTTGTAGGTAAAATTGCCAATGCTCTTGCTGACCAGAAAATGCAGGCAGTGAGTAAGGATCTTGATGTCTGGCGCAGTGCGTCCGATGCCACGGATTTTGATAAGTAA
- a CDS encoding acyl-[ACP]--phospholipid O-acyltransferase, with protein sequence MNNATTVRGFVTFLWVAFMNAFVDLGHKIVVQNTLFKTLSDHQQVLMTAIVNALILLPFVLLFTPSGYLSDRYAKTKVMKISALCAVFITLMITLCYYQGWFYVSFALTFILAVQSALYSPAKYGYIRELVGAEKLSNGNAWVQAVSMIAILAGSAVFSALFELKLSPENPLQPGAILQDIAPLGWLLVIGSLIECLLAFRLPGKDHLRGHTPQDGARHQIQGPAFIWKDYILGKTLGRNLTLLFQEKAIWQSVIGLTLFLSISQVMIAAFPAYAKSHLAMDNTFIIQSIIAMAIVGMMLGSSFASKHSVNHINLALIPSGALIICAGLFLLPQVTSSVLLGGIFLTIGIGGSFMLVPLNALIQFHAKEDQIGKILAGNNFIQNVGMLLCLAVTVAFTTQELDVSYILWGLFGLGALVALAAITLLPEVLVRSVMTKLLGRKYRLQVLGFNNLPEAGQGTLLLGNHISWLDWAIVQMASPRRVHFVMDQTIYQRWYLKWLFDLFQVVPIVPGKSREALNKITDLLNQGEVVCLFPEGRISHLGQLGEFKKGFERACQDARGVIIPFYLRGMWGSFFSRSSKRLAKARKTGIKRDVIIAFGTAMDIHSTATEVKQKVFEMSVATWNEYADTLETLPEAWIATVKNRPGQWAVADSNGQPITHSRFLVGSLLLKRKLQHLPGQNLGLLVPTSSVGLMSNLAAMMAGKTVVNLNYTASAEALRSAKHNAAMESVVTSRRFLARLEKRGIDCQTLLDGCHVLYLEDFKASLGRPAQLMMLLAVKTLPASWISRLLCQQQQREDTAAILFSSGSEGAPKGVMLSHKNILANLRQVSDVLNIRSNDKIMATLPLFHAFGLTVTGMLPLIEGIPVICHPDPTDSLNIARSVAKYEATLMCATSTFLGMYQRNRRINPMMFNSLRAVVSGAEKLDAKIKAAFQQKFMVPVLEGYGTTETTPVASVNLPGHLVRREGFIQEAAREGTVGLALPGTTFKIVDPVTLMPLPAGEDGLILIGGAQIMQGYLNDPDKTAEVVVELDGQRWYKTGDKGHLDSDGYLTIVDRYSRFAKLGGEMVSLGAVEQCTRELLDQPESGLVAVNLPDEKKGEQIIMLVDLNLEPAEVKKILIQKGMPSLMLPNKIMQVANIPLLGSGKLDFSAAKNLALAQMG encoded by the coding sequence ATGAATAACGCTACCACTGTCAGAGGCTTTGTCACCTTCCTATGGGTTGCCTTCATGAACGCTTTTGTCGATTTAGGCCATAAAATCGTCGTGCAGAATACCCTGTTCAAGACATTGTCAGATCACCAGCAGGTGCTGATGACTGCGATCGTCAATGCACTGATTCTGCTCCCTTTTGTATTACTCTTTACCCCATCCGGTTACCTGTCGGATCGTTATGCAAAAACCAAAGTGATGAAAATCAGCGCTTTATGTGCGGTATTCATCACCCTGATGATTACCCTCTGCTATTATCAGGGCTGGTTTTATGTATCCTTTGCCCTGACGTTTATTCTTGCAGTGCAGAGTGCGCTCTATTCTCCGGCAAAATATGGTTACATCCGAGAGCTGGTCGGCGCAGAAAAACTCAGCAACGGCAACGCCTGGGTTCAGGCGGTTTCAATGATTGCCATTCTTGCCGGGAGCGCCGTCTTTTCCGCACTGTTCGAACTGAAATTATCCCCTGAAAACCCGCTTCAGCCGGGAGCGATTCTTCAGGACATCGCCCCATTAGGCTGGTTACTGGTCATCGGTTCTCTGATCGAGTGTCTGTTGGCTTTCCGCTTACCGGGAAAAGATCACTTACGGGGACACACACCTCAGGATGGCGCTCGGCATCAAATACAAGGACCAGCATTTATCTGGAAAGATTACATTCTGGGTAAAACATTAGGCCGGAATCTCACCCTCCTGTTTCAGGAAAAAGCGATTTGGCAATCAGTCATCGGCTTAACCCTATTTCTTTCGATCAGTCAGGTAATGATTGCTGCTTTCCCAGCCTACGCCAAAAGCCACCTTGCTATGGATAATACCTTTATCATTCAAAGTATTATTGCGATGGCGATTGTCGGTATGATGCTTGGTTCTTCATTTGCTTCAAAACACTCCGTCAATCACATTAATCTGGCGCTGATCCCCTCCGGTGCTCTGATTATCTGTGCCGGACTATTTCTGCTGCCACAGGTCACCTCATCGGTTTTGCTTGGCGGTATTTTCCTGACTATCGGTATCGGCGGCTCATTTATGCTGGTCCCGCTCAATGCATTAATTCAGTTCCATGCGAAAGAAGACCAGATTGGTAAAATTCTGGCCGGAAATAATTTCATTCAGAATGTCGGCATGTTGTTATGTCTGGCAGTCACGGTCGCGTTCACAACGCAGGAACTCGATGTCAGCTATATCTTGTGGGGATTATTCGGCCTTGGTGCTTTGGTTGCGCTGGCAGCCATCACTCTGCTACCGGAAGTTCTGGTCCGTTCGGTGATGACCAAATTACTCGGCCGCAAATACCGTCTGCAAGTGTTGGGGTTCAACAATCTGCCGGAAGCCGGTCAGGGAACGCTGCTGCTCGGTAATCATATCAGCTGGCTGGACTGGGCAATTGTGCAGATGGCATCCCCGAGACGTGTACACTTCGTTATGGATCAGACTATCTACCAACGCTGGTATCTCAAATGGCTGTTCGATCTGTTTCAGGTGGTTCCGATTGTTCCCGGCAAAAGCCGTGAAGCATTAAACAAGATAACGGACCTCCTGAATCAGGGTGAAGTGGTCTGTCTGTTTCCTGAAGGTCGTATCAGCCATCTCGGTCAACTGGGAGAATTTAAAAAAGGCTTTGAACGTGCCTGTCAGGATGCCCGTGGTGTGATTATTCCGTTCTATCTGCGCGGGATGTGGGGAAGTTTCTTCTCCCGTTCCAGCAAACGTCTGGCAAAAGCGAGAAAAACCGGGATAAAAAGAGATGTCATTATCGCATTCGGAACCGCGATGGACATCCATTCAACTGCCACGGAAGTGAAACAGAAGGTATTTGAAATGTCCGTCGCAACTTGGAATGAATATGCCGACACGCTGGAAACGCTTCCCGAAGCCTGGATCGCAACGGTGAAAAACCGTCCCGGCCAATGGGCAGTCGCGGACAGCAACGGTCAACCAATCACTCATAGCCGCTTTCTGGTCGGCAGTCTGCTGCTCAAACGTAAACTTCAGCATCTGCCGGGACAGAATTTAGGCTTGCTGGTCCCGACTTCCAGTGTTGGGCTGATGAGTAATCTGGCAGCGATGATGGCGGGGAAAACCGTGGTCAATCTCAATTACACGGCTTCAGCAGAAGCTCTGCGCAGTGCAAAACACAATGCGGCAATGGAAAGTGTCGTTACTTCCAGACGCTTTCTCGCCAGACTGGAAAAACGCGGCATTGACTGCCAGACCCTCCTTGACGGCTGTCATGTACTTTATCTGGAAGATTTCAAAGCCAGTCTCGGCCGGCCCGCACAACTGATGATGTTATTGGCGGTCAAAACACTGCCTGCCAGTTGGATTAGCCGATTACTCTGTCAGCAACAACAACGGGAAGATACCGCTGCAATCTTGTTCTCTTCGGGAAGTGAAGGCGCGCCGAAAGGTGTCATGCTCAGCCACAAAAATATTCTGGCCAATTTACGTCAGGTTTCGGATGTGCTGAATATCCGCAGCAACGATAAAATCATGGCGACCCTGCCACTATTCCATGCATTTGGTCTGACAGTCACCGGCATGTTACCGCTGATTGAAGGGATTCCGGTCATCTGCCATCCGGATCCGACCGATAGCCTGAATATTGCCCGTTCAGTCGCCAAATATGAAGCCACCCTGATGTGTGCAACCTCGACATTTTTAGGCATGTATCAGCGTAACCGTCGCATCAATCCCATGATGTTCAACTCACTCAGAGCTGTGGTATCCGGTGCTGAAAAATTAGACGCGAAGATCAAAGCCGCATTTCAGCAGAAATTTATGGTGCCAGTCCTCGAAGGATACGGTACCACCGAAACAACGCCGGTTGCCAGCGTCAACCTGCCGGGGCATCTGGTCCGTCGTGAAGGCTTTATTCAGGAAGCCGCCCGCGAAGGAACCGTTGGTCTGGCACTTCCCGGAACCACATTTAAGATCGTGGATCCCGTGACACTGATGCCGTTACCTGCCGGTGAAGACGGACTGATCCTGATTGGTGGCGCTCAGATCATGCAGGGCTATCTCAATGACCCGGATAAAACGGCCGAAGTCGTCGTCGAACTGGACGGCCAACGTTGGTACAAAACCGGAGACAAAGGTCATCTGGATAGTGACGGCTATTTAACTATCGTTGATCGTTATTCACGCTTCGCCAAACTGGGTGGCGAGATGGTAAGTCTGGGGGCTGTTGAACAGTGTACCCGTGAACTGCTCGATCAACCGGAATCCGGGCTGGTTGCCGTGAATCTGCCGGATGAGAAGAAAGGAGAACAGATCATCATGCTAGTTGATCTGAATTTAGAACCGGCTGAAGTGAAAAAAATCCTGATCCAGAAAGGAATGCCGTCTCTGATGCTGCCAAATAAAATCATGCAAGTCGCCAATATTCCCCTCCTGGGCAGCGGCAAGCTCGATTTCTCCGCCGCAAAAAATCTGGCACTGGCGCAAATGGGATAA
- the eat gene encoding ethanolamine permease, with the protein MGHDNKPGLKRTLGKFHLWGIAVGLVISGEYFGWSYGWAQAGTLGFLITTFLIATMYTAFIFSFTELSTSIPHAGGPFAYAYRAFGPVGGYIAGFATLVEFVFAPPAIAMAIGAYLNVQFPTWDPKMVAVSAYIIFMALNLIGVSIAATFELLVTILAIVELLVFMGVVSPGFSIDNFVANGWAGSNEFSGEAISGIFAAIPFAIWFFLAIEGASMAAEEAKDPKRTIPVAFIAGILTLVVLAIGVMFFAGGAGDWRELSNINDPLPQAMKMIVGNSSGWLHMLVWLGLFGLIASFHGIIMGYSRQIFALARAGFLPKSLAAVNSKYQTPHWAILAGGIIGIAAIFSDNLIVIAGQPLTANIVTMAVFGAIVMYIVSMLALFKLRRLEPNLERPFVAPLFPYAPAVALILAVLSLVAMVYYNFLIAVIFVVLFALGFVYFKATHSSDAMQEGNEMLQVPTEA; encoded by the coding sequence ATGGGACATGACAACAAACCTGGCTTAAAACGAACGCTAGGGAAATTTCATCTCTGGGGGATCGCGGTAGGACTCGTCATCTCTGGCGAATACTTTGGCTGGAGTTATGGGTGGGCACAAGCTGGCACATTAGGCTTTTTAATTACGACATTTCTAATCGCAACCATGTATACGGCGTTCATTTTTAGCTTTACCGAACTTTCCACGTCGATCCCACATGCTGGCGGACCATTTGCTTACGCCTATCGTGCATTCGGTCCGGTTGGCGGTTACATCGCAGGCTTTGCTACGCTGGTAGAGTTTGTCTTTGCTCCACCCGCGATTGCGATGGCTATTGGTGCTTATTTGAATGTTCAGTTCCCAACTTGGGATCCGAAAATGGTTGCGGTAAGTGCTTATATTATTTTTATGGCACTGAACTTGATTGGTGTTAGTATCGCTGCGACCTTCGAACTGTTAGTAACAATTCTAGCCATTGTCGAACTATTGGTATTCATGGGGGTGGTATCTCCAGGCTTCTCTATTGATAACTTCGTAGCTAACGGCTGGGCGGGTAGCAATGAATTTTCTGGCGAAGCGATATCAGGTATCTTTGCCGCCATTCCATTCGCAATCTGGTTCTTCCTCGCCATCGAAGGCGCATCAATGGCTGCTGAAGAAGCAAAAGACCCTAAACGTACGATTCCCGTTGCATTTATCGCAGGTATATTAACGCTAGTCGTTCTGGCAATTGGTGTCATGTTCTTTGCGGGGGGCGCAGGTGACTGGCGTGAACTGTCAAACATCAACGATCCACTACCACAAGCGATGAAAATGATTGTTGGTAACTCTAGCGGTTGGTTACATATGTTGGTATGGCTAGGCTTGTTCGGCTTGATAGCCTCTTTCCACGGCATTATCATGGGTTACTCTCGTCAGATCTTTGCTTTAGCGCGCGCAGGCTTCTTACCTAAATCACTAGCCGCGGTAAACAGCAAATACCAAACACCTCACTGGGCCATTCTTGCCGGCGGTATCATCGGGATCGCCGCCATATTCTCGGATAACCTTATTGTTATCGCAGGACAACCTCTGACGGCGAACATCGTTACCATGGCGGTATTCGGTGCCATTGTAATGTATATTGTCTCAATGCTTGCATTATTCAAACTACGTCGCCTTGAACCGAATCTAGAGCGTCCATTTGTAGCACCGCTATTTCCTTATGCGCCGGCAGTAGCGCTTATCCTTGCCGTACTGTCTTTGGTTGCTATGGTTTACTATAACTTCTTAATCGCGGTTATCTTCGTCGTACTATTCGCGTTAGGTTTTGTTTACTTTAAAGCAACACATAGTTCAGATGCCATGCAAGAAGGCAATGAAATGCTTCAAGTTCCAACTGAAGCCTAG
- the eutC gene encoding ethanolamine ammonia-lyase subunit EutC has protein sequence MNDILPMKKLVHEDPWEKLRQFTDARIGLGRVGTSIPTAELLRFQLSHAQAMDAVHVPLDVAQLMEELEQSEHIAPLLPAFVLHSGAANRMEYLQRPDFGRQLDERSLYRLQQLRSQADQQESYDLAIVIADGLSSYAIAHHAKPFIESLLTILNDDPTKDWNLAPLSIVEQARVAIGDDVGEALNAKEVLLLVGERPGLSSPDSMGLYLTWQPKRGTEDSLRNCISNVRPQGLNYPAAAHKCFYLLRESHRIQLTGVGLKDRSDDVQLESTTQQQFCLTSTSE, from the coding sequence ATGAACGATATCCTCCCAATGAAGAAACTGGTTCATGAAGACCCATGGGAAAAGCTACGCCAATTTACCGATGCTCGCATTGGTCTTGGCCGAGTGGGAACCAGTATTCCAACCGCAGAGTTACTGCGTTTTCAGCTTTCTCACGCCCAAGCGATGGACGCGGTTCATGTTCCACTTGATGTAGCACAGCTCATGGAAGAACTTGAACAGAGCGAACATATTGCCCCACTTTTGCCAGCTTTTGTTTTACACAGTGGTGCAGCAAACCGAATGGAATACCTACAACGTCCAGATTTTGGTCGCCAACTGGATGAACGTTCTCTCTATCGTTTGCAGCAACTCCGTAGTCAAGCTGATCAGCAAGAATCCTATGATTTGGCCATTGTCATCGCGGATGGCCTTTCATCTTATGCCATTGCTCATCACGCAAAACCATTTATAGAGTCGCTACTCACCATATTGAACGACGATCCGACAAAAGATTGGAATCTCGCACCGCTCAGTATCGTTGAGCAAGCACGTGTCGCCATTGGCGACGATGTCGGTGAAGCACTCAATGCCAAAGAAGTTTTACTCCTTGTGGGCGAACGTCCCGGTTTAAGTTCTCCAGACAGCATGGGGCTTTACCTGACTTGGCAACCCAAACGCGGCACTGAAGATTCTCTGCGCAACTGCATTTCCAATGTGCGCCCCCAAGGACTCAATTATCCTGCAGCTGCGCACAAATGCTTTTACTTATTACGTGAATCTCATCGAATCCAGTTGACTGGCGTAGGACTAAAAGACCGCTCTGACGACGTTCAGCTAGAAAGTACAACACAGCAACAATTTTGTTTAACCAGCACTTCTGAATGA